The Candidatus Leptovillus gracilis genome segment CCTGCATGAACGGGGCATCAATCGGCCGGTGCGCATCACCTGGAGCCGCGAGGAGAGCATTATCGGCCACCACAAACGCCACGAGGCGGTGGTGCGGACGAAATGGGGGGCGACGAAAGAGGGGAAGATTACGGCCGTCTCCGCCGAGGTCTTCATGAACAGCGGCGCGTATGCCTATACCAGCACCAAAGTCCTGGGCAATTTCCACCTGATGGTTACTGGTCCCTACGAAATCCCCAACGCCCACATAGACAGTTACACCATCACCACCAACAATGTGCCCGGCGGCGCGTTTCGCGGCTTTGGCGGCCCGCAAGGGGCCTTCGCCGCCGAAAACCAGATGAACAAACTGGCCGAAGCGCTGGGCCTGGACCCGGTAGAAATCCGCCTGAAAAACGCGCTCAGCGATGGCAGCCTGCTGACCGTGCAAACCCCCATGCCCCAAGGTGTCAGCCTGAAAGAGGTGATTGCCCGCTGCGCGGCGGAGGCGGTGTGGGGAGAAAAGGAGAGCGGGAGCGCGGCTGTCCAATCTCCATCGCCGAACCCCCAGTCCCTTAAAAAAGGGCGTGGCTTTGCCTGCGCGTTTAAGAACGTGGGCTTCTCGTTTGGCGCGCCGGAGAGGTGCGAGGCGATTGTGGAGCTGTATGGCGGCACAGAAATCGAACAAGTGATTTTGCGCCACGCGGCGGCCGAGGTGGGGCAGGGGTCGCACACGGCGCTGAAGCAAATGGCGGCAGCGGCCGTTGGCGTGGATGTGTCCCTGGTGGCGTTGGATATGTCCGACACTGCCAGCAGCGGCAATTCCGGCTCGGTCTCGGCCTCGCGCATGACCTTTATGGCCGGCAATTCCATCCGGCAGGCGGCGGCGGCGGCGCTGGTGAAGTGGGCCAACGAGGAGCGGCCGGCCATCGCCCATGAGACCTATTACCCGCCTAAGACCGAGCCGTATGACCCGGAAACGGGCGTCTGTATGCCGAACTTCGCTTATGGCTATGTGGCCGAAGCGGTGGACCTGACGGTAGACGTGGAGACGGGGCATATCACCATAGACCGGGTGGTGTGCGCCAACGACGTTGGCAAGGCCATCAACCCGATGTTGGTGCAGGGGCAGATTGAGGGGGCGGTGGTGCAGGCGCACGGCTATGCGTTGATGGAAAACTTGCAGGTGGAAGACGGCCGTATCCGCAACCCTTATCTCAGCCAATACCTCATCCCTGGCATCAAAGACATACCCACGCAAGTGGAATCCATCATCATGGAAACGCCGGACCCGATTGGTCCCTGGGGCGCGCGCGGCATGGCCGAAATGCCTTTCCTGCCGCTGGCCCCCGCCATCATCGCCGCCCTGCACGACGCTACCGGCGTCTGGTTCGATGAAATTCCCCTGCTGCCGTATAAAGTGGTGCAAAAGCTGCGCGCCCATGGGATTGGGGGGTAGGCTGTCAGCCGTAATTGGAACACGGATTACGGGACACGGATAACGGAATACGGATCACGAAACACGGCATGTTATTCCCCAACCATCTGGTACTCATCCGTGGCGGTGGCGACCTGGCGACGGGGGTCGCCTACCGGCTGCACAAAGCTGGTTTTCCGATTGTGGTGCTGGAATTGGCACGGCCGTTGGTCATTCGGCGGCGGGTGGCGTTGGCAACGGCCGTGTTGGAAGGCCATGTCACCATCGAAGACCTCCACGCCCAACTCGTCCCCACCCCCCAAGACGCCCTGTCCCTGGCCCCCACCGGGACCATCCCTGTCCTCATCGCCCCCCACCTTCAAACTTCACAATTCATAATTCATAATTCACCATTCACCATTGTTGATGCCCGCCTCGCCAAACGCAACATAGACACCCACATCCATCAAGCCGGGTTGGTCATCGCCCTCGGTCCCGGCTTTAGCGCCGGGCTAGACTGCCATGCCGTCATCGAGACGATGCGCGGCCACAGCCTGGGGCGGGTCATCTGGCATGGCCCGACGCTGCCCAACACCGGCACGCCGGGCGTCATCGCCGGCAAGGGGGCGGAGCGGGTTCTGCGCGCCCCGGCGGCGGGCGTGGTCGAGTGGCGGCGGGACATTGGCGATCTGGCGGGGGCGGGCGAGGTGATTGGCGAAGTGGCCGGGCAGCCGGTGCGCGCCCCATTTGACGGGGTGATTCGCGGGTTGATTGCGCCGGGAACGGCCGTACCCCCCCATCTCAAAATCGGCGATATAGACGCCCGCGCCGACGCAGCCGCCTGCTTCACCATCTCCGACAAAGCCCTGGCGATTGGCGGCGGCGTCCTGGAAGCCGTGTTGACTCATCTCAACCGCAATAAGTTCTAGCAGGCTGTTGGAGTATCTTCTCAATATGTCGGGGTCAATCGGTGGCAAAGAGGTAAAAGCCGGGTTTACCCGGCGTTGTTTGATAGACTGGCGCTTTAGCGCTGGTCGTCGCCGGTTGTCCGCCGCGCCTGGAGCTAAAGCCCAAGGCTAAAAAACGACGCCCCGTAAACGGGGCTAGAGACGACCGTGACGGTAACGACAAGCCTACCGGAGGCTCCCCAGATTATCAAGATGTTACCTGTTGGAGAAGTCAAAATAGGACGCGGGTGAACGCTGATTTTGCGTTAGAGTTGTTAAATCCGGCATGGTTCATCGAGCAAAATATCATCTTTACAAATTTACGCGGCATTGTCATGCTGAGCGGAGTCTTCGGAGCGAAGCATCCCGCTCCCGCCAGAGGAGGGGATGCTTCGGGGGATGCTTCGGCGGCCTCAGCACAGGCTCTCAGCATGACACCTCTTCTTGTTAAATTTGTAAAGCACCATTAGCTTTAAATGAACCCTGCCTTAAATCTTTAAGATTTGACAACCCTATTTTTCGAAGGAGAAAACAGCGATGAAACTAAAATTGCCTTTGCTGCTGCTGGCGGCGATCATTTTGCTGGACCTGGTCTATCTGGGCGTCAGCTATTATTTTGCGGGTATCATCATCGGCGGCGAGACGCAAACATTGGCCGAAGGCCAGGCGCAACAGATCAGGGTAATCGGCGAATTAGATTTGCCCGCGCCGGAAACTATTCGCATAGACGCCGGCGAGGTGATCTTGGCCGGTAATTATTACGACAATGCGCTGGACGGCCGTTGCGCTGTGCTGCTGCTGCATGGGTACACCGGAACCCGTTACGGGGCGCTGCAATACGCCCCTCTGTTCTGGGAGCGCGGCTGCGACGTGCTGACCTACGACGCGCGCGGCCACGGTGAGAGCAGCGACGCCTTCCACACGTTTGGCTACTACGAAAAAGAAGATGGCCTGGCCGCCTACCAGTGGTTGCTAAGTCGCACCGGCCTGACGCCGGACCGGGTGGGTCTGGTGGGCGTCTCTTATGGCGCGGCGGCAGCGCTGCAAATGCTGCCGCTGCTGCCCGACCCGGCCTTTGTGCTGGCCGATTCGTCGTACAGCAGTTGGCGGGAGATCATTACCCATCAGGCCGACCAGCAGTTTGGCTCCTGGGCTACCTGGTTTGTGCCGGGCGCGTTTCTGGTGGTGTGGCTGCGGACGGGAGCCAATGTGGCGGAGGTTTCGCCGCAAACGGCCGTGACCCAATCCACCACCCCCATCCTGCTTGTCCACGCCAAAGAAGACGGCTTCACCCCCGCCGCCCATTCCCAAGCCATCTACGCCGCCAGCAACCAGGCGACCACCGAACTGCAAATCACCGATTGGGGCGCAGATCATGGCCTGTCTATCATTGTGGATTACGCCGCCTTCGACCAACTGACAGACGGCTTTCTGGCACGCCATGTACCTGGTTTTGGCTTGAGTGATGGGCGTTAGGCGCTTTGGTTCTGGCGGGAGGCCGGGGAATTTGTGGGGCAGGGTGGTTGGTGGCGTTTTCGGGAATGGGGGGTGGTTTGGGCGGCGAACCTTTTTAAACATCAACATACCTTAGCTGTTCCCAGTTTAATGTTGGAAATCATCAAT includes the following:
- a CDS encoding xanthine dehydrogenase family protein, with translation MGVDEVNVNATQLNSLPRVDAATKVTGQAAYPGDLAPDSLLFGKVLFSGQPHARMVAMDTSAAEAVPGVVAVFTAADVPLNEYGLIMPDQPVLVGLGGNKQGDNVSLWEGDQVAVIVAETEEAAALARSLIHIEWQPLPIITDMFAAMRDEVVLHPWHGSNILKKYQIRKGEMAAGWAAADVVVESEYKLPYQEHAYLQPEAGVGYVDEDGRITVAIGGQWTHEDQEQVAHALRLPLERVRVVYPAIGGAFGGREDMSLQIVLGLAAMRLHERGINRPVRITWSREESIIGHHKRHEAVVRTKWGATKEGKITAVSAEVFMNSGAYAYTSTKVLGNFHLMVTGPYEIPNAHIDSYTITTNNVPGGAFRGFGGPQGAFAAENQMNKLAEALGLDPVEIRLKNALSDGSLLTVQTPMPQGVSLKEVIARCAAEAVWGEKESGSAAVQSPSPNPQSLKKGRGFACAFKNVGFSFGAPERCEAIVELYGGTEIEQVILRHAAAEVGQGSHTALKQMAAAAVGVDVSLVALDMSDTASSGNSGSVSASRMTFMAGNSIRQAAAAALVKWANEERPAIAHETYYPPKTEPYDPETGVCMPNFAYGYVAEAVDLTVDVETGHITIDRVVCANDVGKAINPMLVQGQIEGAVVQAHGYALMENLQVEDGRIRNPYLSQYLIPGIKDIPTQVESIIMETPDPIGPWGARGMAEMPFLPLAPAIIAALHDATGVWFDEIPLLPYKVVQKLRAHGIGG
- a CDS encoding EF2563 family selenium-dependent molybdenum hydroxylase system protein, giving the protein MLFPNHLVLIRGGGDLATGVAYRLHKAGFPIVVLELARPLVIRRRVALATAVLEGHVTIEDLHAQLVPTPQDALSLAPTGTIPVLIAPHLQTSQFIIHNSPFTIVDARLAKRNIDTHIHQAGLVIALGPGFSAGLDCHAVIETMRGHSLGRVIWHGPTLPNTGTPGVIAGKGAERVLRAPAAGVVEWRRDIGDLAGAGEVIGEVAGQPVRAPFDGVIRGLIAPGTAVPPHLKIGDIDARADAAACFTISDKALAIGGGVLEAVLTHLNRNKF
- a CDS encoding alpha/beta fold hydrolase — protein: MKLKLPLLLLAAIILLDLVYLGVSYYFAGIIIGGETQTLAEGQAQQIRVIGELDLPAPETIRIDAGEVILAGNYYDNALDGRCAVLLLHGYTGTRYGALQYAPLFWERGCDVLTYDARGHGESSDAFHTFGYYEKEDGLAAYQWLLSRTGLTPDRVGLVGVSYGAAAALQMLPLLPDPAFVLADSSYSSWREIITHQADQQFGSWATWFVPGAFLVVWLRTGANVAEVSPQTAVTQSTTPILLVHAKEDGFTPAAHSQAIYAASNQATTELQITDWGADHGLSIIVDYAAFDQLTDGFLARHVPGFGLSDGR